A window of Caldicellulosiruptoraceae bacterium PP1 contains these coding sequences:
- a CDS encoding ABC transporter permease encodes MILPFLVWLIIFRYIPLWGWIMAFQDYKIGKPIFQQEWVWFKNFIDMFQDPEFYKVMKNTIAMSLMGLFFGFPLPIILAILINEVKNNVYKRVVQTISYLPHFVSWVIVASLISSMLSPDGVMNMILKNLHIIKEPILFLGEPKYFWWVVTFSDIWKELGWNSIIFLAAITSINPELYEAATVDGAGRLKKIWHITIPGIMPTVVLILIMTIGNIINIGFEKQFLLRTAAVRDVSDVLDLYILQYGIGTFRFSFGTAAGLFKSVISLTLLFTANWISKKTTGYRVV; translated from the coding sequence ATGATATTACCTTTTTTAGTGTGGCTTATCATTTTTAGGTACATACCTTTATGGGGTTGGATAATGGCTTTTCAAGATTATAAAATTGGCAAGCCAATTTTTCAGCAGGAATGGGTTTGGTTTAAAAACTTTATTGATATGTTCCAAGATCCTGAGTTTTATAAAGTTATGAAAAATACTATTGCTATGAGTTTGATGGGATTGTTTTTTGGTTTCCCATTGCCAATTATTTTAGCCATATTAATTAATGAGGTTAAAAATAATGTATACAAAAGAGTTGTTCAAACAATTTCATATTTGCCGCATTTTGTATCGTGGGTTATTGTTGCAAGTTTGATTTCTTCAATGCTTTCTCCAGATGGAGTTATGAACATGATACTTAAAAATTTACATATCATAAAAGAACCAATTTTGTTTTTAGGTGAACCAAAATACTTCTGGTGGGTAGTAACCTTTTCAGATATATGGAAAGAATTAGGATGGAATTCAATTATATTTTTAGCTGCCATTACATCTATAAATCCAGAACTATATGAAGCTGCAACTGTTGATGGGGCAGGAAGACTTAAGAAGATATGGCACATAACTATTCCAGGTATTATGCCAACAGTTGTATTAATTCTTATTATGACAATAGGTAATATAATTAATATTGGTTTTGAAAAGCAATTTTTACTTAGAACTGCTGCTGTAAGAGATGTTTCAGATGTACTTGACTTATATATACTTCAATATGGTATAGGGACCTTTAGGTTTTCATTTGGTACAGCAGCTGGTCTATTTAAATCTGTGATAAGCTTAACATTATTATTTACAGCAAATTGGATTAGTAAAAAGACTACTGGTTATAGAGTAGTATAA
- a CDS encoding carbohydrate ABC transporter permease has product MLMLLLVIITLYPFLYVLAVSLNDPFDAVKGGITIFPRKFSWVNYKEIVSYPNILHATMITVLRTVIGTITSVLSTAMVAYVLSRKDFLARKIVTALFIITMYVDGGMVPNYLLIRSLGLMNNFWVYILPGMISAFNIILIRSFIDEIPDDVEESAMIDGANDLLIFFRIILPLCLPVLATVTLFSAVGNWNSWFDTYLYCGGNEKLSTLQYELQKILSNASASSTLDYYSNLDPNRTMRVTPQSLRMAMTVIVTLPIVCVYPFVQKYFIKGMTLGAVKS; this is encoded by the coding sequence ATGCTTATGTTGTTGTTAGTAATTATTACATTGTATCCATTTTTATATGTGTTAGCTGTATCATTAAATGATCCTTTTGATGCAGTAAAAGGTGGAATAACAATATTTCCAAGAAAATTTTCTTGGGTAAATTATAAAGAAATAGTAAGTTATCCAAATATACTTCATGCTACAATGATTACAGTTTTAAGAACAGTGATAGGAACAATTACAAGTGTTTTATCTACTGCAATGGTTGCTTATGTATTAAGCAGAAAAGACTTTTTAGCTAGAAAAATTGTCACAGCATTATTTATTATAACCATGTATGTTGATGGTGGGATGGTACCTAATTATCTATTAATAAGGTCTCTTGGACTTATGAATAATTTCTGGGTATATATACTACCTGGTATGATAAGTGCTTTTAATATAATTCTCATTAGATCATTTATTGATGAAATACCTGATGATGTTGAAGAATCAGCAATGATAGATGGTGCAAATGATTTACTTATTTTCTTTAGAATAATTTTACCTTTATGCTTACCTGTATTGGCTACTGTTACGTTATTCTCTGCTGTTGGGAATTGGAACTCGTGGTTTGATACATACTTATACTGTGGTGGTAATGAGAAATTATCTACATTACAATATGAGTTACAAAAGATATTATCTAATGCTTCTGCATCATCAACTTTAGATTATTATTCAAACTTAGATCCTAATAGAACTATGAGAGTAACTCCTCAATCCTTAAGAATGGCCATGACTGTTATTGTAACATTACCAATTGTATGTGTATATCCTTTTGTTCAAAAGTACTTTATTAAGGGTATGACACTTGGTGCAGTAAAAAGTTAA
- a CDS encoding ABC transporter substrate-binding protein has product MRRNLRFIALLIAVIFTFGVAIGNVYLTDAASAKLYHPLKVMPEASKPITFTMFNAETNPNDDRYQSPVAKEIKRLTGVTLKVEYNVDAGSQRLQLMAASGDVPDLLFAKGDLTLFKDANLLVQLDDLINKYGPNIKKAFGDNLKRLKWSKDDPHIYALGITTDNDASLDVNGGFMLQHRVVMSQNYPTIRTVKDFENAISKYYKANPQTDGMPTIPLTLSADNWRTVISVTNPAFQATGAPDDGELYVDPKTYKVQFHYKRPAEREYFRWLNHMWNVGLLDKETFVQKDDTYKAKIASGRVLALIDAGWAVGEPITALRNAKKYDKMYGYYPVTTNTKILQPPPDVRKGYTGGWGVSITSKCKDKIRAIKFLDWMTTEDSNILRNWGIENVHYKYVNGKRVFIDSVKQQKLTDPTFGKKTGIGVYTYPFPRLPNTYIDKTGNPTTPDITKADISKNYTDVEKKVLSAYKVQIWKDLFPKPETYPVKVWGDLWMHQPEDSEIKTIASKTFDYATQNIAKVIMAKPEKFDQAYTDFLKGFDKLNGAKYEKAMEQLIKEKIELWTK; this is encoded by the coding sequence ATGAGAAGGAACCTAAGGTTTATTGCACTCCTGATTGCTGTTATATTCACATTTGGAGTTGCAATTGGGAACGTTTATTTGACAGATGCTGCTTCTGCTAAGCTTTATCATCCATTAAAGGTAATGCCTGAAGCAAGCAAACCAATTACATTTACAATGTTTAATGCTGAAACAAATCCAAACGATGATCGCTATCAAAGCCCAGTTGCAAAAGAAATTAAAAGATTAACTGGTGTTACATTGAAGGTTGAGTACAATGTTGATGCTGGTTCACAAAGATTACAGCTTATGGCTGCAAGTGGTGATGTTCCAGATTTACTTTTTGCAAAAGGTGATTTAACTCTTTTCAAAGATGCAAACTTATTAGTCCAATTAGATGATCTAATTAATAAATATGGTCCAAATATAAAGAAAGCTTTTGGAGATAACTTAAAGAGGCTAAAATGGTCAAAGGATGATCCACATATATACGCTTTAGGTATCACAACTGACAATGATGCTTCGTTAGATGTAAATGGTGGTTTTATGCTACAACATAGAGTAGTTATGTCACAAAATTATCCAACAATTAGAACAGTTAAAGATTTTGAAAATGCTATAAGCAAATACTATAAAGCAAATCCACAAACTGATGGAATGCCAACAATACCTCTTACATTAAGTGCTGATAACTGGAGAACTGTAATAAGTGTTACAAATCCTGCTTTCCAAGCAACTGGAGCTCCAGATGATGGTGAACTTTATGTTGATCCAAAGACATATAAAGTTCAATTCCACTATAAGAGACCTGCTGAAAGAGAGTACTTCAGATGGCTTAATCATATGTGGAATGTAGGACTTTTAGATAAAGAAACATTTGTTCAAAAAGACGATACTTATAAAGCAAAAATAGCTAGTGGTAGAGTACTTGCTCTAATAGATGCTGGATGGGCTGTAGGAGAGCCTATTACAGCTTTAAGAAATGCTAAGAAATATGACAAAATGTATGGATACTATCCTGTAACAACAAATACTAAAATATTACAACCGCCACCAGATGTTAGAAAAGGTTATACTGGAGGGTGGGGAGTTTCAATTACTTCAAAATGTAAAGATAAAATAAGAGCTATTAAGTTCTTAGATTGGATGACAACTGAAGATTCAAATATCCTAAGAAACTGGGGTATTGAAAATGTACATTACAAATATGTAAATGGAAAGAGAGTATTCATTGATAGTGTTAAACAACAGAAACTAACTGATCCTACTTTTGGCAAGAAAACTGGTATTGGTGTTTACACATATCCGTTCCCAAGATTACCAAACACATATATAGACAAAACAGGTAATCCAACTACACCTGATATAACAAAAGCTGATATTAGCAAGAACTATACAGATGTTGAAAAGAAAGTATTAAGTGCTTACAAAGTTCAAATATGGAAAGATCTATTCCCAAAACCTGAAACATATCCTGTTAAGGTATGGGGAGATCTTTGGATGCATCAACCAGAAGACAGCGAAATTAAAACTATTGCAAGCAAAACATTTGATTATGCAACACAGAACATTGCTAAAGTTATTATGGCAAAACCAGAGAAATTTGACCAAGCATATACAGATTTCTTAAAAGGATTTGACAAACTAAATGGAGCAAAATATGAAAAAGCTATGGAACAACTTATTAAAGAAAAGATTGAACTTTGGACAAAATAG
- a CDS encoding glycoside hydrolase N-terminal domain-containing protein: MNTNLGYTYSTVPKRWEEGLLCGNGTIGALMLGKPQNESIYLTHEKLFIPLYEKEILPINLAPHLNKIRNMLFEGKYREASEFAWELAKKEGYKDLVWTDPFFPACSLNIEFQNENIVDYSRSLNFDTGYAAVKIKTNNGTIKRSLFVSRKRNISVLQIQSDYKITVQISKGHLNTPEYDNRHNLINGLKYTIIEYDKDIISMKCAFKYTQGGYICISKIEADGVLKNIDESTQIIDATNIKIFTTVDVNNDIENLDKSYYIEFLRNIPNNVELLFNEHKSIHKTLFDRVSFNISKYSQFSDSSIYLDSKKGIINNKFIEKIFNAGRYAIISSCGDYPPVLQGIWTGIYAVPWSSDYTNDGNLPTAILGLLPLNNAELMKRLLNYYYNLIPHMRENAKRLFGCRGIVLPSRTSTKGYNFHFNIDWPIIYWTAGAGWIARYFYDYWLYTQDNNFFLDRVLPFMKEVAEFYEDFMIEDKHGKWMFIPSYSPENTPLNSNSQTTINATMDIAVAKEVFSNLIEGCSTLGIETENIIKWKRILEKMPKYQVNEDGALKEWCYDFVDNYDHRHASHLYPTFYCIDKDLIKDNLIEAAKKAYRLKKQFKNKEEGIMAFGLIQVGMAAAHLKDSEMVEEIIYKLAKDYYYENYASSHDAGPSLFNTDISGGLPALIVECIAQSYTQQDEYDKIEYFVLEVLPIKITKWSDGKLKGLKTRGNFEVDIEWENHKLKHLLIKNNSLNKLKIVYENKEIIINNTTKEVILTHDSFGI, encoded by the coding sequence TTGAATACCAATTTAGGCTATACATATTCAACTGTTCCTAAAAGATGGGAAGAAGGGTTATTATGTGGTAATGGAACAATTGGAGCACTAATGTTAGGTAAGCCACAAAATGAGAGTATCTATTTAACACATGAAAAACTGTTTATTCCATTATATGAAAAGGAGATATTACCAATTAATCTTGCTCCACATTTGAATAAAATTAGGAATATGCTGTTTGAAGGAAAATACAGAGAAGCTTCTGAGTTTGCTTGGGAATTAGCAAAAAAAGAAGGATACAAGGACCTTGTTTGGACTGATCCTTTTTTTCCAGCTTGTAGCTTAAATATAGAATTTCAAAATGAGAATATTGTTGATTATTCGCGAAGTCTTAACTTCGATACCGGATACGCTGCAGTAAAAATTAAAACAAATAATGGAACAATAAAAAGAAGCCTTTTTGTGTCAAGAAAAAGGAATATTTCTGTTTTACAAATACAGTCAGACTATAAAATAACAGTTCAAATTAGCAAAGGACATCTTAATACACCTGAATATGATAATAGACATAATTTAATTAATGGATTAAAGTATACCATTATAGAATATGATAAAGATATTATTTCAATGAAATGTGCTTTTAAGTATACACAAGGAGGATATATTTGCATTTCTAAAATTGAAGCTGATGGAGTTTTGAAAAATATTGATGAATCGACACAAATAATAGATGCAACAAATATAAAAATATTTACAACTGTTGATGTAAATAATGATATTGAAAACTTAGATAAATCATACTATATAGAATTTTTAAGAAATATACCTAACAATGTTGAGCTATTATTTAATGAACATAAAAGCATTCATAAGACACTTTTTGATAGAGTATCTTTTAATATATCGAAATATAGCCAATTTAGCGATAGTTCAATTTATTTAGACTCAAAAAAAGGTATTATTAATAATAAGTTTATAGAAAAAATCTTCAATGCAGGAAGATATGCAATTATTTCAAGTTGCGGTGATTATCCGCCTGTGTTGCAAGGTATTTGGACAGGAATTTATGCTGTTCCATGGTCATCTGATTATACCAATGATGGTAATTTACCAACTGCTATTTTAGGACTACTTCCATTAAATAATGCTGAGTTAATGAAAAGGCTATTGAATTACTATTACAATCTTATTCCTCATATGAGAGAAAATGCAAAGAGGTTATTTGGTTGCAGAGGAATAGTGTTGCCATCAAGAACAAGCACAAAAGGTTATAATTTTCATTTTAATATTGATTGGCCCATTATATATTGGACTGCTGGTGCTGGATGGATTGCAAGATACTTTTATGATTACTGGTTATATACGCAGGATAATAATTTCTTTTTAGATAGAGTATTACCTTTTATGAAAGAAGTAGCAGAATTTTATGAAGATTTTATGATTGAAGATAAACATGGTAAATGGATGTTTATACCATCTTACTCTCCAGAAAATACTCCACTAAACAGTAATTCTCAAACAACAATTAATGCAACAATGGATATTGCTGTTGCAAAAGAGGTTTTTAGTAATCTTATTGAAGGTTGTTCAACCCTTGGCATAGAAACAGAAAATATAATTAAGTGGAAAAGAATTTTAGAAAAGATGCCTAAGTATCAAGTTAATGAAGATGGTGCTTTAAAGGAATGGTGTTATGACTTTGTAGACAATTACGATCATAGACATGCATCCCATCTTTATCCTACTTTTTATTGCATTGATAAAGATTTAATAAAAGATAATTTAATAGAAGCAGCTAAAAAGGCATACAGGTTAAAAAAACAATTTAAAAACAAAGAAGAAGGTATAATGGCATTTGGATTAATACAGGTAGGTATGGCTGCTGCACATTTAAAAGATTCTGAAATGGTTGAAGAAATTATATATAAATTGGCAAAAGATTATTACTATGAGAATTATGCATCTTCACACGATGCAGGGCCTTCACTTTTTAATACAGATATTTCTGGTGGTCTTCCTGCACTTATAGTAGAATGTATTGCTCAAAGTTATACTCAGCAAGATGAATATGATAAAATAGAGTATTTTGTTTTAGAAGTATTACCAATTAAAATAACAAAATGGTCTGATGGAAAATTAAAAGGGCTTAAGACAAGAGGAAATTTCGAAGTAGATATTGAATGGGAGAATCATAAGTTAAAGCATTTATTAATAAAAAATAATTCTTTAAATAAATTAAAGATTGTATATGAAAATAAAGAAATAATTATTAATAATACAACAAAAGAAGTAATATTAACACATGATAGTTTTGGTATATAA
- the yicI gene encoding alpha-xylosidase, which translates to MKFTDGFWLIKQGVSVNYAACVYDYELYDDSVVLYAPCSKIYHRGQTLGGPVITVKLSSPAPEVIKVQAFHFKGIKDQDKSYFKINEQKNHKVEVKDFDEYIFMKTGNLSVKIKKSDWHVEFFNGEEKITDSGWRNLAYVIDENKSTYMCEQLALGVGEYVYGLGERFTPFIKNGQVVDIWNADGGTASEQAYKNIPFYVSNKGYGVFVNSSSKVSFEVGSEKVERVSFSVPGEYLEYFVINGPTIKEVLKRYTDLTGKPSLPPAWSFGLWLTTSFITSYDEKTVNSFIDGMFERDIPLHVFHFDCFWMREYQWCDFEWDCRYFPDPQAILKRLKEKGLKICVWINPYIGQKSKLFDEGMKNGYLLKRPNGDVWQWDLWQPGMAIVDFTNPDACKWFSDKLKRLVDMGVDCFKTDFGERIPTDVVYFDGSDPEKMHNYYTFLYNKVVFETLQEKLGKNALVFARSATVGGQQFPVHWGGDCTASYDSMAESLRGGLSLCLSGFGFWSHDISGFENTATPDLYKRWVAFGLLSSHSRLHGNSSYRVPWLFDEEAVDVLRFFTKLKCRLMPYLFTVANEAAQKGIPMMRAMILEFQDDPTCAYLDRQYMLGDSLLVAPIFNEKGDVTYYLPEGRWVNLITNQLVIGGSWKKENHNYLSLPLMVRENSIIAFGNDEYHVDYDYTNNIEFHVFELDENVTIEKAIYNTKAEVEQTIKLDKKGNSIEIKVSNTSKPWSVILRRIDNVKKVSGAEVIKTELGVKLIPSKNATSISVEL; encoded by the coding sequence ATGAAATTTACTGATGGTTTTTGGCTTATTAAGCAAGGTGTGAGTGTGAATTATGCAGCCTGCGTATATGATTATGAACTATATGATGATTCAGTTGTTCTTTATGCACCGTGTTCAAAGATTTATCATAGAGGTCAAACATTAGGTGGACCAGTTATTACTGTTAAACTATCTTCTCCAGCACCAGAGGTAATAAAGGTCCAAGCATTTCATTTCAAAGGAATAAAAGATCAGGATAAATCATATTTCAAAATTAATGAACAAAAAAATCATAAAGTAGAAGTTAAAGATTTTGATGAATATATTTTTATGAAGACTGGAAACTTAAGTGTTAAAATAAAAAAATCAGATTGGCATGTAGAATTTTTCAATGGAGAAGAAAAGATTACTGATTCAGGATGGCGAAATCTCGCATATGTGATTGATGAAAATAAATCAACATATATGTGTGAACAATTAGCTTTAGGTGTTGGTGAATATGTTTATGGCTTGGGCGAAAGATTTACACCATTTATAAAAAACGGACAAGTTGTGGATATATGGAATGCTGATGGCGGTACAGCTTCTGAACAAGCATACAAAAACATACCATTTTATGTATCCAATAAAGGTTATGGTGTTTTTGTAAATTCATCATCAAAGGTATCATTTGAAGTAGGATCTGAAAAGGTTGAAAGAGTTTCATTTAGTGTTCCAGGAGAATATCTTGAATATTTTGTTATTAATGGGCCAACCATAAAGGAAGTGTTAAAAAGATATACAGATCTAACTGGTAAACCTTCATTACCACCAGCATGGTCATTTGGTCTTTGGCTCACAACATCATTTATTACAAGTTATGATGAGAAAACAGTTAATAGCTTTATTGATGGTATGTTTGAAAGAGATATACCTTTACATGTATTTCATTTTGATTGCTTCTGGATGAGAGAGTATCAATGGTGTGATTTTGAATGGGATTGCAGATATTTCCCAGATCCACAGGCTATTTTGAAAAGGCTAAAAGAGAAGGGGCTAAAGATTTGTGTTTGGATAAACCCATATATTGGTCAAAAATCAAAGCTATTTGATGAGGGCATGAAAAATGGTTACTTACTAAAAAGACCAAATGGTGATGTATGGCAATGGGATTTATGGCAACCTGGAATGGCAATAGTAGATTTTACAAATCCTGATGCTTGCAAATGGTTTTCTGATAAACTAAAAAGGCTTGTAGATATGGGAGTAGATTGTTTTAAAACAGATTTTGGTGAAAGAATACCTACTGATGTTGTTTACTTTGATGGTTCTGATCCTGAAAAGATGCATAATTATTATACATTCTTATATAATAAAGTGGTTTTTGAAACATTACAAGAAAAATTAGGAAAAAATGCACTGGTATTTGCGAGATCTGCAACTGTTGGTGGACAGCAATTTCCTGTTCACTGGGGTGGAGATTGTACAGCAAGTTATGATTCAATGGCGGAAAGCCTAAGAGGTGGGTTATCTCTTTGTTTATCAGGTTTTGGTTTCTGGAGCCATGATATAAGCGGATTTGAAAATACAGCAACACCAGATTTATATAAAAGATGGGTTGCATTTGGACTTTTATCATCACATAGTAGACTTCATGGAAATTCTTCATATAGAGTCCCTTGGCTCTTTGATGAAGAAGCAGTTGATGTTTTAAGATTCTTTACAAAACTAAAATGTAGACTTATGCCTTACTTATTTACTGTTGCCAATGAAGCAGCACAAAAAGGTATTCCAATGATGAGAGCAATGATTTTAGAGTTCCAAGATGACCCAACATGTGCTTACCTCGATAGGCAATATATGTTAGGAGATTCATTATTAGTAGCTCCAATATTTAATGAAAAGGGAGATGTAACATATTATCTGCCAGAAGGCAGATGGGTAAATCTAATTACAAACCAATTGGTGATAGGTGGTTCATGGAAAAAGGAAAATCATAATTACCTTAGTTTACCATTGATGGTAAGAGAAAATAGTATAATTGCTTTTGGCAATGATGAATACCATGTAGATTATGATTACACAAATAATATTGAATTTCATGTATTTGAATTAGATGAGAATGTTACTATTGAGAAGGCTATTTATAATACAAAAGCTGAAGTTGAACAAACAATAAAATTAGACAAGAAAGGTAATAGTATTGAAATAAAGGTATCAAACACTTCTAAACCATGGAGTGTTATTTTAAGAAGAATTGATAATGTAAAGAAAGTTTCTGGAGCAGAGGTTATTAAAACTGAGTTAGGTGTTAAGTTAATTCCAAGCAAAAATGCAACATCTATTTCTGTTGAATTATAA
- a CDS encoding sensor histidine kinase — protein sequence MINILNNMNMKKKIILIFIISAFIPQIIMDTIYYITLRNNLLENEIKDAKKNVFDVRNAVTQMINTSIDVSNKLYLDKDLLNIMSTNYSNFIKYYDDIMNYNEITNLLIIYKNALKNIRIYSFNKTNLSSGQILPVDNFITNQQWFKEAIKNDGKISFQLVYDNDPIRPTYYLSLVRLIKNSYGERLGVMNIYLNIDELRQILSQNDQTLIAFNNGTIVGSKDNLLINKKMNIISKNKNGTYNITIGNINLLAIIDSIEITYDPNDNIKVISSFPIKVINQKVSRAMTKNTVIIILNIIISLILFLIFSNMITSRVNILNKKVNQIAKGNLDIELSLMGNDEIGELSNNISNMAKSLKKLIEEVYIANMQKHELLSKQKDIQLQVLSNQMNPHFLFNTLEVIRMMAICSENNDVSNAIYLLSNLLRKSLNMPHTLITIDKELEILQEYLKIQKIRFANRIQYILNYSQDILQYKIPPFTLQPIVENSIVHGIENKLGISTIVISLIDKNDGLYITVEDNGIGIDEEKLKHIKELIDIDYSKEENPKFIGIRNIFQRLKLYYGDDFEFNIESQKDIGTKVSLFLPKR from the coding sequence TTGATTAATATATTAAATAATATGAATATGAAAAAGAAGATAATCTTAATTTTTATTATAAGTGCATTTATTCCACAAATTATAATGGATACAATTTATTACATAACACTTAGGAATAACTTACTTGAAAATGAAATAAAGGATGCTAAAAAAAATGTTTTTGATGTTCGAAATGCTGTTACCCAAATGATAAATACTTCAATTGATGTTTCAAATAAGTTGTATTTAGATAAGGATCTATTAAATATAATGTCAACTAATTATTCCAACTTTATTAAATATTATGATGATATAATGAACTATAACGAAATAACAAATCTTTTAATTATTTATAAAAATGCATTGAAAAATATAAGAATTTATAGTTTTAATAAAACAAATCTAAGTTCAGGACAAATACTTCCGGTTGATAATTTTATAACCAATCAACAATGGTTTAAAGAAGCTATAAAAAACGATGGAAAGATTTCATTTCAGTTAGTATATGATAATGATCCAATAAGACCTACATATTATTTAAGCTTAGTAAGACTTATTAAAAATAGCTATGGAGAAAGATTAGGCGTAATGAATATTTACCTCAATATAGATGAATTAAGACAGATTTTATCACAAAATGACCAAACCCTAATCGCATTTAATAATGGAACAATTGTAGGCTCCAAAGATAATTTACTTATAAATAAAAAGATGAATATTATTTCTAAAAATAAAAATGGTACATATAACATAACAATTGGAAATATAAATTTATTAGCAATTATTGATTCTATAGAGATAACATATGATCCTAATGATAATATAAAAGTTATTTCATCATTTCCCATTAAGGTTATTAATCAAAAAGTAAGTAGAGCAATGACAAAAAATACAGTAATAATAATATTAAATATAATTATTTCACTGATATTATTTTTAATTTTTTCTAATATGATAACATCAAGGGTTAATATATTAAATAAGAAGGTAAATCAAATTGCAAAAGGAAATTTGGATATTGAACTTTCACTGATGGGAAATGACGAAATAGGTGAATTATCAAATAACATAAGCAATATGGCAAAAAGCTTAAAAAAGCTTATTGAAGAAGTATATATTGCTAATATGCAAAAACATGAACTATTATCAAAACAAAAAGATATTCAACTACAAGTTTTGAGTAATCAAATGAATCCTCATTTTCTATTTAATACACTTGAGGTAATTAGAATGATGGCTATTTGCAGTGAAAATAATGATGTATCTAATGCTATTTATTTACTTTCAAACTTGCTTAGAAAAAGTTTAAATATGCCACATACTTTAATTACTATTGATAAAGAACTTGAGATATTGCAAGAATATTTGAAAATACAAAAAATTAGATTTGCAAACAGAATACAATACATATTAAACTATTCACAAGATATATTGCAATATAAAATACCACCATTTACATTACAACCTATTGTTGAAAATAGTATTGTTCATGGTATTGAAAACAAATTAGGAATTTCAACTATAGTTATTTCATTAATAGATAAAAATGATGGACTTTATATAACAGTTGAAGATAATGGAATTGGTATTGATGAAGAAAAATTGAAACATATAAAAGAGCTTATAGATATAGATTATTCTAAAGAGGAAAATCCTAAATTTATTGGAATACGAAATATATTTCAAAGATTAAAACTATATTATGGGGATGATTTTGAATTTAACATAGAAAGTCAAAAAGATATTGGAACCAAGGTATCCTTATTTTTACCTAAGAGGTGA